One Fusarium musae strain F31 chromosome 6, whole genome shotgun sequence DNA segment encodes these proteins:
- a CDS encoding hypothetical protein (CAZy:GH71), whose translation MVLVSRLFQGLGLAAFAATICQGAALDSRSLVERASTSDRLVFAHFMIGIVGNRQNSADYDDDMKRAKSAGIDAFALNIGTDDYTDAQLDYAYESADRNGMKVFISFDFHFWSVGDAAAVGQKVKKYADHPGQLRIDNRVFVSSFAGDNLDANAVRSASGSNIFFVPNFTPWGGSTNGIDGALNWMGWPNDGNNKAPKDGKSVSVADGDKSYTNWLGNKKYMAPISPWFFTHYGPEVDWSKNWVFPSGSLIFDRWNEVLQNGFPMVEILTWNDYGESHYIGPLKNKHTDDGASKWSNDMPHNGWLDLFKPFIAAYKNKDTNVAKYIEKDQIIYWYRRNLKALNCDATDTTSGRAPPKPNENYFQGRPDGWQTMEDAVYVVSLLQSAGTVIIKSGSNTVTKEVPAGATLIKVDAGLGKQTFTLKRGSNNVLSDTSLMEITSVCPCGLYNFNAYVGTVAASFSDPLDSSGLASLTVGLHVTTCQPKPSLGTNPASPTQGNGPPMTTGTGSGKT comes from the exons ATGGTTCTTGTTTCTCGTCTATTCCAAGGCCTTGGCCTGGCAGCCTTCGCTGCTACAATTTGTCAAGGTGCTGCTCTTGACAGTCGATCGCTAGTTGAAAGAGCCTCCACCAGCGATCGTCTGGTATTCGCTCATTTCATG ATTGGCATTGTTGGCAACAGACAAAACTCTGCTGATTACGACGATGATATGAAGCGTGCAAAGTCCGCTGGCATTGACGCCTTTGCCCTCAACATCGGCACCGACGATTACACGGATGCACAGCTCGATTACGCGTATGAATCTGCCGACCGTAATGGCATGAAGGTTTTCATCTCATTCGACTTTCACTTCTGGTCAGTTGGCGATGCAGCCGCTGTTGGccagaaggtcaagaagtatGCCGACCACCCAGGTCAGCTACGCATTGACAACAGAGTTTTTGTTTCCAGTTTTGCAGGAGATAACCTCGATGCCAACGCTGTGAGAAGTGCTTCTGGCTCTAATATCTTCTTCGTCCCTAACTTTACTCCTTGGGGAGGCTCTACGAATGGTATTGATGGTGCTCTGAACTGGATGGGTTGGCCAAATGATGGTAACAACAAGGCGCCTAAGGATGGTAAGAGTGTCAGTGTCGCCGATGGTGATAAGAGTTACACGAACTGGCTTGGGAACAAAAAGTACATGGCTC CTATCTCGCCCTGGTTCTTTACTCACTATGGTCCTGAGGTCGACTGGTCCAAG AACTGGGTCTTCCCCAGCGGCTCACTCATCTTCGACCGCTGGAACGAGGTTCTTCAAAATGGATTCCCTATGGTTGAAATCCTCACCTGGAACGACTATGGCGAGTCTCACTATATCGGACCCCTCAAAAACAAACACACCGACGATGGAGCATCCAAATGGTCCAACGATATGCCTCACAACGGTTGGCTTGATCTCTTTAAACCCTTTATCGCCGCATACAAGAACAAAGACACCAACGTGGCCAAGTATATCGAAAAGGATCAGATTATCTACTGGTATCGCCGTAATTTGAAGGCCCTCAACTGCGATGCTACCGATACAACTTCTGGTAGAGCGCCACCTAAGCCAAATGAGAACTATTTCCAGGGTCGCCCGGATGGATGGCAAACAATGGAAGACGCTGTCTACGTCGTGAGTCTGCTCCAGTCTGCTGGAACGGTCATCATCAAATCAGGCAGCAACACTGTTACGAAAGAGGTTCCTGCTGGAGCTACTCTTATCAAGGTCGATGCTGGCCTTGGCAAGCAGACATTCACTCTCAAACGTGGCAGCAATAACGTCTTATCCGATACCTCACTCATGGAAATCACGTCTGTCTGCCCCTGCGGCTTGTACAACTTTAATGCCTATGTTGGTACCGTTGCCGCCAGCTTCTCTGACCCTCTTGATAGCAGTGGTCTCGCGTCGTTGACTGTCGGTCTGCATGTCACGACGTGCCAGCCTAAGCCTTCTCTCGGAACCAACCCAGCTTCCCCGACACAAGGAAATGGTCCCCCCATGACGACTGGCACAGGGAGTGGAAAGACTTGA
- a CDS encoding hypothetical protein (EggNog:ENOG41): MCSCLYFAVADIANSVLQELRAFQASQEEAETSTSRIDNGMLYITTRPTLPSSSSDSPPAVSSTSVKMAVFGSSSGTSALGHSPDSAKPRTASFCPSIDQDLSGVEDNATLVDYAMEHERSCAVENDTAVQTDSPSIPLSWSLPLSPPDNVTLSKELLMSEMREYVAYHYQRYPLWHPTMFIEQVDGGEHDASIDFRLSCYSMIIINEAARFRQTPQRGTGRLLELLQQIQSQRTSYLAQNPSCEAVTQSFAMFVAYSVCDEHKLAFYYLNEACGLLRLIDPTTLMPVARALYWRISAVLFVTELASLAVYGNPRVKGTMAYCKELAENKDLMDWHINEEAIPDPWFLHLPLQRRFQALDNKAVRMLHALVLLYGAERTDQILEVSVPRTNILAIIESAVPKPDTSMQEADVNLTQQWLLSQHWEKKCAASSAAQRQQKVKPRHDAQAAWLLQSIGLSSLQHIRAVDPGQQRIIGHGKLAKLSTSIFNIASTLDVLAQCKDIISELIRVVYDLDYETLFTPELAVIQIVISGVPQQFSLPFNEVSELHHEGVGSTWEDSEEQGTSAE, from the coding sequence ATGTGTTCTTGTCTTTACTTTGCCGTTGCTGACATAGCGAATAGTGTTCTCCAAGAGCTGAGAGCTTTTCAGGCGTCCCAGGAGGAGGCGGAGACCTCTACCTCGCGTATTGACAACGGAATGCTCTATATAACAACTAGACCGACATTACCATCGAGCAGCAGCGACTCTCCCCCTGCCGTATCTTCCACGAGCGTAAAAATGGCAGTTTTTGGTAGCTCTAGTGGCACTTCTGCACTAGGCCATTCCCCAGATTCGGCCAAACCAAGGACAGCCTCGTTCTGCCCCAGCATAGACCAGGACCTCTCCGGCGTAGAAGACAATGCAACCCTAGTTGATTATGCGATGGAACACGAGCGATCATGTGCAGTGGAAAACGATACCGCTGTGCAGACTGACTCGCCGTCTATCCCTCTATCTTGGTCTCTACCTCTGTCTCCACCTGACAACGTAACGCTTTCCAAAGAGCTTTTAATGTCAGAGATGAGGGAGTACGTGGCATACCATTATCAACGATATCCCCTCTGGCACCCTACCATGTTCATCGAGCAAGTTGATGGGGGCGAGCATGATGCTTCAATCGACTTCCGCCTATCATGCTATTCAATGATCATCATTAATGAAGCAGCAAGGTTTCGCCAGACCCCTCAGCGTGGCACAGGACGCCTTTTGGAGCTGCTGCAACAGATACAATCGCAGCGCACCAGCTACCTGGCGCAGAATCCCTCTTGTGAGGCCGTTACTCAGTCGTTCGCCATGTTTGTGGCTTACAGCGTCTGTGACGAACATAAGCTGGCCTTCTACTATCTTAATGAAGCATGCGGTCTTCTGCGTCTGATAGATCCAACAACTTTAATGCCGGTCGCACGGGCTTTGTATTGGAGGATCTCAGCGGTGCTTTTTGTAACAGAGCTGGCCTCGTTGGCTGTCTACGGCAACCCTCGAGTCAAAGGAACCATGGCGTACTGTAAAGAATTGGCGGAGAATAAGGACCTCATGGACTGGCATATCAACGAAGAGGCGATTCCAGATCCATGGTTTCTACATCTGCCCCTTCAACGTCGTTTCCAAGCCCTAGACAATAAAGCTGTAAGGATGCTGCAtgctcttgttctcctctATGGTGCAGAAAGAACCGACCAGATCTTGGAGGTCTCCGTACCCAGAACTAACATCCTCGCCATTATCGAGAGCGCGGTGCCAAAGCCAGATACCAGCATGCAAGAAGCAGATGTCAACCTTACCCAGCAATGGCTCCTCAGCCAGCATTGGGAGAAGAAGTGCGCTGCCTCATCAGCAGCGCAGCGGCAGCAGAAAGTGAAACCTCGACATGATGCCCAGGCAGCATGGCTGTTGCAGAGTATAGGATTATCCAGCCTGCAGCACATCAGGGCTGTTGACCCTGGCCAACAAAGGATAATAGGTCACGGGAAATTGGCAAAACTCAGCACGtcaatcttcaacatcgcATCGACACTGGACGTCCTGGCGCAGTGCAAAGATATAATCTCGGAATTAATACGGGTAGTATACGACTTAGACTATGAGACTCTTTTCACGCCAGAACTGGCTGTGATACAGATTGTAATCTCTGGGGTACCGCAGCAGTTCAGTCTACCGTTCAACGAGGTGAGCGAGTTGCACCATGAGGGTGTAGGATCGACATGGGAGGATTCGGAGGAGCAGGGAACATCGGCGGAATAA
- a CDS encoding hypothetical protein (EggNog:ENOG41), with protein MASQSRRRADSHRASISRPGSTYARKRAIKACQVCRARRTKCDQQRPACSFCVKAGVQCVFEPDTNVTFDQASLAILDRLDRLGRKIDSQSRPQPAFLGTHYDDSIHETSNDLSPEPSVIHKILFPITIDKVLQWSVFRDVQLPILTSHTQQPPGSQSECSNAQRPWVDEILDRASCERWLSSFFAHIHVKNPILDEEETRRLVSRLCAQGLDWSIDSGLALLVCANGAIARPLEEHLPLSHPDRRMAISLFEAAQRRVGGGLGPVGLIHAQCAFLSGVLLMSLIRPVEAWTTFVHGLAICHSLPYTRQLDPASGQTSTQETSEQSVLWSCWKSEQELRFELGMSSPAGLADDPPELFPKPPDGCEGDFERAWYFYLSEIALWRVEVNARRIMGQLQHGSWLWVSRVLREIRKDTSHQLETWQASLPPLVSIENESSPYGGVEDDVIRFVLRGRITYIRELISWPFMHFALNEAVDQELDDHDTSAALACHHQRLLPSSPRDLAYAAKLSKKRKYTAWVCTLTPRVYPFAFRLEGHSLGYLENGRILEP; from the exons ATGGCGTCTCAATCTCGCCGTCGCGCAGACAGTCACCGTGCCTCCATCAGCCGCCCTGGCTCTACGTACGCTAGGAAACGAGCCATCAAAGCATGCCAGGTATGCCGCGCTCGGAGAACAAAGTGCGATCAGCAACGGCCGGCCTGTTCATTCTGCGTAAAAGCTGGCGTGCAATGTGTTTTCGAACCAGACACCAATGTGACATTCGATCAAGCGAGCCTTGCTATCCTAGACCGGCTCGACCGACTCGGGCGTAAGATAGACAGCCAATCGAGGCCCCAGCCGGCGTTCCTAGGGACCCATTATGATGACAGTATCCATGAGACCAGCAACGACTTATCGCCCGAGCCTAGTGTCATCCACAAGATTCTTTTCCCTATTACGATCGACAAAGTCCTCCAATGGAGTGTCTTCAGAGACGTCCAGTTACCAATTCTGACGTCCCATACACAACAACCCCCTGGGTCACAGTCTGAATGCAGTAATGCACAGAGACCATGGGTGGATGAGATTCTCGACCGGGCATCATGCGAGCGATGGCTCAGTAGCTTCTTCGCCCATATTCATGTCAAGAACCCAATCTTggacgaggaagaaacaAGAAGACTTGTCTCCAGGCTGTGCGCACAGGGACTCGACTGGAGCATCGACTCCGGTCTGGCGCTTCTGGTTTGCGCCAACGGAGCCATTGCCCGACCACTCGAAGAGCATCTCCCTCTATCACACCCAGACAGACGAATGGCGATTTCCCTATTCGAGGCAGCACAGAGAAGAGTTGGTGGCGGCTTAGGTCCAGTGGGACTGATACATGCTCAGTGCGCCTTTCTATCAGGGGTTCTTCTCATGTCACTGATACGACCTGTCGAGGCTTGGACAACATTTGTACACGGATTGGCGATTTGCCACTCGCTTCCTTATACCCGACAACTCGACCCTGCTTCGGGCCAGACAAGTACGCAGGAGACTTCAGAACAGAGTGTTTTATGGTCGTGCTGGAAGTCTGAACAGGAGCTCAGGTTCGAACTGGGCATGTCTAGCCCCGCTGGATTGGCTGATGACCCTCCCGAGCTGTTCCCCAAGCCTCCCGATGGATGCGAAGGTGATTTTGAGCGAGCATGGTACTTTTACCTATCCGAGATAGCTCTATGGAGAGTCGAGGTGAATGCTCGAAGAATAATGGGCCAGCTCCAGCATGGAAGCTGGCTGTGGGTTTCAAGAGTTTTAAGAGAGATCAGAAAAGATACATCACATCAACTCGAGACATGGCAAGCCTCACTACCGCCGCTCGTCAGTATCGAAAATGAATCCTCTCCTTATGGAGGTGTCGAGGATGATGTGATCCGATTCGTACTGCGCGGGCGCATCACGTATATCCGCGAGCTTATTTCCTGGCCGTTTATGCATTTTGCTCTTAATGAAGCTGTAGACCAAGAGTTGGATGATCATGATACTTCTGCTGCACTGGCTTGTCACCACCAAAG GTTACTACCATCGTCACCACGGGACTTGGCTTATGCTGCGAAGCTcagcaagaagcgcaagtATACTGCTTGGGTTTGCACGCTTACACCCCGGGTCTACCCTTTTGCCTTTAGGTTGGAAGGACACAGTCTTGGATACCTTGAAAATGGTCGAATACTGGAGCCTTGA
- a CDS encoding hypothetical protein (EggNog:ENOG41~CAZy:CE10~MEROPS:MER0034665), giving the protein MGDATIEMPKISHEPTVLENQSHLQTLPVPPNAVTALRRHDEPNIIEALDLNYVQEYSKPPFLGSELPNEADVPAARQWLDNVVMNLPRGPPATAFRQPIEQLKIENVIVTYGGDQSYRVRIYSPISPSQGGRPALILYHGGGFIHGYPEVDEDLAKFFALELDAVIINVDYRLAPENQFPIPLNDCYQSIQWTIDNASNYGVDVKCIAIWGCSAGGNLAAAVALRDAMEHEIPRICHVSLVVPLVCHPRQYSDAMQVKSSSVNMLEHRETGLIGVQLLLDKYAGEECCSDLVSVLNAAVPKNHPPTSTTVGGRDYLRDEGILYSLRLRNNNIDSQLEIIPGMPHGITFPPTTHAARQFYINQVRVLASAYQRASH; this is encoded by the exons ATGGGAGACGCCACGATCGAGATGCCCAAGATATCCCACGAGCCTACCGTCTTGGAGAATCAAAGCCATCTCCAAACCCTTCCAGTGCCACCCAATGCTGTCACTGCTCTCAGACGTCACGATGAGCCCAACATTATCGAGGCCCTAGATCTTAACTATGTACAA GAATATTCCAAGCCGCCGTTCCTCGGAAGCGAACTGCCCAACGAAGCAGACGTGCCTGCTGCCCGACAATGGCTAGACAATGTCGTGATGAATCTGCCTCGGGGGCCTCCTGCCACAGCCTTCCGACAGCCAATTGAACAATTAAAGATCGAAAATGTTATTGTAACGTATGGCGGTGATCAATCTTACAGAGTCCGCATCTATTCTCCAATCTCTCCAAGCCAGGGGGGTCGGCCAGCCCTTATTCTGTACCATGGAGGGGGCTTCATTCATGGATATCCCGAAGTCGACGAAG ACCTTGCAAAGTTCTTCGCGTTAGAGCTTGAcgctgtcatcatcaacgtgGACTACCGCCTCGCCCCAGAGAACCAGTTTCCCATACCACTTAACGACTGCTACCAGTCTATTCAATGGACAATTGATAATGCCTCGAACTATGGGGTTGATGTTAAGTGTATCGCGATATGGGGCTGCTCGGCTGGGGGGAATCTCGCTGCAGCAGTTGCTCTGCGTGATGCCATGGAGCATGAGATACCTCGAATCTGCCATGTCAGCTTGGTAGTTCCCCTGGTGTGTCACCCAAGGCAGTACTCAGACGCTATGCAGGTCAAGTCGTCATCTGTGAATATGCTCGAGCATAGGGAAACAGGCTTGATCGGAGTGCAACTCCTACTTG ATAAATATGCTGGCGAGGAGTGCTGCTCTGACCTCGTATCAGTTCTCAACGCTGCAGTCCCTAAGAACCACCCCCCGACCTCTACTACTGTTGGTGGCAGGGATTATCTCCGTGATGAGGGCATCCTCTATTCGCTTCGCCTTAGGAATAATAATATCGACTCACAACTTGAGATTATTCCTGGGATGCCTCATGGAATTACCTTCCCCCCAACAACACACGCAGCCCGACAGTTTTATATTAACCAAGTTCGTGTATTAGCTAGCGCCTATCAGCGGGCAAGTCACTAG
- a CDS encoding hypothetical protein (EggNog:ENOG41): protein MWAPIYISELVPTHVRARAVGLTVAGAGATSVIATVVVWTTSKYNSHWQYSAPLAVQAAMPVTFAILSLFLTESPTWLMSRGRRDDARQSLILLRGGNIPQAESELRDIDLALCLESEGGEALHFWEILNGENIERTLTASAFISLGQVGGQILVGTYSTVILVQSGVADPFEITIIIFLLQFVGTIVGPTLLDKVGRRPVALVGFFLILLIDIVAGVLACVGLKTQPQKTGLAALCIILSFVNAASFQSM from the exons ATGTGGGC CCCAATATATATCTCTGAATTGGTCCCCACGCACGTACGTGCCCGAGCCGTGGGATTAACCGTCGCAGGAGCAGGAGCGACTTCGGTCATCGCTACCGTTGTTGTCTGGACTACATCGAAGTACAACTCCCACTGGCAATACTCTGCTCCGCTCGCCGTCCAAGCTGCAATGCCGGTCACGTTCGCTATTCTGTCTCTCTTTCTCACCGAGTCTCCAACTTGGCTGATGTCTCGTGGGCGCCGCGATGATGCAAGACAgagcctcatcctcctccggGGCGGCAATATCCCACAGGCTGAGAGTGAGCTGCGCGACATTGACCTCGCCTTATGCTTAGAGTCAGAAGGCGGCGAAGCCCTTCACTTTTGGGAGATTCTTAACGGAGAAAATATTGAACGAACACTTACAGCCTCTGCTTTCATCAGTCTGGGCCAAGTTGGCGGTCAAATTCTCGTCGGCACATACTCGACCGTCATCCTCGTGCAGAGCGGTGTGGCGGACCCTTTTGAGATCACTATTattatcttcctcctccagttCGTTGGTACTATCGTAGGCCCCACGCTTCTTGATAAGGTCGGCAGACGGCCGGTCGCTCTCGtcggcttcttcctcatccttttAATCGACATCGTCGCAGGCGTACTAGCATGCGTGGGGTTGAAGACGCAGCCCCAGAAAACTGGTCTGGCTGCCTTGTGCATCATCCTCAGTTTTGTTAATGCTGCGAGCTTCCAGTCCATGTGA